From Quercus lobata isolate SW786 chromosome 1, ValleyOak3.0 Primary Assembly, whole genome shotgun sequence, one genomic window encodes:
- the LOC115951213 gene encoding cation/H(+) antiporter 14-like, translating into MNNTKGLRRAEGTALGDPMVCQYVNMIDSAGFWYGDDPMSYNTPVLSAEISVIFIISGLTHLLMRPLRQPKIIVQIIAGIIMGPSVLGQSREYLEALFPPGSRLVFSTLVEFGFMFHLFILGLQINANLIKSIGRKALIIALVGTMIPLAFGGTAYKIIHRTNPSMAPLSLVVINSMSSFIGVTSLLDNLNILNTEIGQFASSIALVSDTCCWLLAFVMRNVDKAQKYSPHKPLPTLVSVPGYYCILFFLLRPLVIWIFSSTPVKAPIKENHFTAILCIVMGNGVLAESVGEHAWLGAFVLGFSLPNGPTLGASLIKKLDILCTESLLQLYCTNKGFSTLFSSMAKMSTAKMEILIFAGYTGKFTGTILPSIYYKMPFRESLTLTLIMCCKGVLELTIYSTWETSQVITRQTYTLLIINMIVITGLASIFIRHLYDTSARYMGDTRRTISDSDQNFGLRTLVCIHSEENVSSLTNLLEVSNPTKESPIFVSVLELVEITRKAASILVKHDRQHISLVSNLYCSGHIGNAFDHYESYSEGSVMIQNFKAIAPYASMHDDICTLAVVQKTGIIIVPYHKTWAIDGTAKANTPFIRTINKNLLKKAPCSIGVLVDRGQIGGNPSVLNGNSPYRIAMLFVGGADDREALVYSIRMAGHPNVSLTVVQFIAWGYKTNSYQENLDKEMLNELWASIVGKRRIYCKKETVRRGLDTRHVIHKMADNFDLVIVGKYHEPDSPVTLGLREWSESPELGVLGDMLVSSVFQFSVLVVQQQPRR; encoded by the exons GCCGGCATAATAATGGGTCCCTCAGTACTAGGTCAAAGCAGGGAGTATTTAGAAGCGTTATTTCCTCCAGGTAGTAGATTAGTATTTTCAACATTGGTAGAGTTTGGCTTCATGTTTCACCTCTTTATATTAGGATTGCAGATTAATGCAAACTTAATAAAGAGCATTGGAAGAAAAGCCTTGATAATAGCTCTAGTAGGGACTATGATTCCCTTGGCATTTGGAGGGACAGCATACAAGATCATACATCGTACTAACCCTTCAATGGCACCTTTAAGCCTGGTTGTCATAAATTCTATGTCTTCTTTCATTGGCGTCACCAGCCTCCTTGATAATCTCAACATTCTTAATACAGAAATTGGCCAATTTGCTTCCTCTATTGCTTTGGTAAGTGATACATGTTGTTGGCTTCTCGCATTTGTTATGAGAAATGTTGATAAAGCACAGAAATACTCCCCACACAAACCATTACCAACACTAGTATCGGTGCCCGGTTATTACTGCATCCTATTCTTCCTACTCCGACCACTAGTGATATGGATTTTCAGTTCCACCCCTGTAAAAGCACCCATTAAGGAAAATCATTTTACAGCCATCCTCTGTATAGTTATGGGGAATGGAGTTCTTGCAGAGTCTGTTGGCGAACATGCTTGGCTTGGTGCTTTTGTGTTAGGCTTTTCTTTGCCAAATGGGCCAACATTAGGCGCAAGCTTAATAAAAAAGCTTGATATTCTTTGTACTGAGTCGCTACTTCAACTCTACTGCACTAACAAGGGGTTCAGCACACTTTTCTCTTCCATGGCAAAAATGTCCACAGCAAAAATGGAGATCCTCATTTTTGCTGGTTACACTGGCAAGTTCACTGGCACCATTTTGCCATCGATCTACTATAAGATGCCCTTCAGGGAATCTTTAACACTCACTCTCATCATGTGTTGCAAAGGCGTTTTGGAACTCACTATATATAGTACGTGGGAAACCTCCCAG GTCATAACAAGGCAAACATATACGCTTTTAATAATCAACATGATAGTCATAACAGGGTTGGCCTCAATTTTTATACGTCACCTTTATGACACTTCCGCAAGATATATGGGTGACACAAGGAGGACAATCTCGGACTCCGACCAAAACTTTGGTCTCAGAACACTGGTCTGCATCCATTCAGAAGAGAATGTATCTTCATTAACAAACCTTCTTGAAGTGTCCAACCCCACAAAAGAAAGCCCTATTTTTGTCTCTGTCCTTGAGCTCGTGGAGATCACAAGAAAGGCAGCATCTATCCTTGTAAAACATGATAGGCAACACATCTCATTAGTTTCTAATCTATATTGCTCTGGACACATTGGCAATGCCTTCGATCATTATGAGAGTTACAGCGAAGGGAGTGTTATGATACAAAACTTCAAAGCAATTGCACCATATGCAAGCATGCATGATGATATATGCACTCTTGCTGTGGTTCAGAAAACAGGCATCATTATTGTTCCCTATCACAAAACATGGGCAATTGATGGAACAGCCAAAGCAAACACTCCTTTCATTAGgaccataaacaaaaatttgcTTAAGAAGGCCCCTTGCTCCATTGGAGTTCTTGTTGACCGAGGCCAAATTGGTGGCAACCCAAGCGTTCTGAACGGTAATTCACCATATCGGATTGCCATGCTTTTCGTAGGTGGTGCAGATGATCGAGAGGCACTAGTGTATAGCATCCGGATGGCCGGGCATCCGAATGTCAGCCTCACAGTGGTTCAATTTATAGCGTGGGGTTACAAGACAAACAGTTATCAAGAAAATCTTGACAAGGAAATGTTGAATGAATTATGGGCTAGTATAGTGGGAAAACGGAGAATATACTGTAAAAAGGAGACTGTGAGACGTGGGTTAGATACAAGACATGTTATACATAAGATGGCAGACAATTTTGATCTAGTTATTGTGGGTAAATACCATGAACCAGACTCTCCCGTTACATTAGGACTTAGAGAATGGAGCGAAAGCCCTGAACTTGGAGTACTTGGGGACATGCTGGTCAGTTcagtttttcagttttcagttttggtGGTACAGCAGCAGCCCAGAAGGTGA